From Chaetodon auriga isolate fChaAug3 chromosome 10, fChaAug3.hap1, whole genome shotgun sequence, a single genomic window includes:
- the LOC143327428 gene encoding uncharacterized protein LOC143327428 isoform X2: MNTVAVPLQQLISKVKDNANALVFSVLVFSYQALEKEFPCSCKPQPGYCSAYMIMPCLIITVLMLSTDLPFQRAWRYTSSKCSCHFGCVLFRRSVKAACVGLLWVGSVLIHADWFVCCNNQNPKQVAELQCQAKTDVTPAGTPVVTIAEMKMTSRMIGMSLLFAIFFVGGFLLSTWTICADACCLKCCRRDVEVHELLLEVGEDVVERTMKEEQHSKLSESVKGYITQGKWVKCLDVVEEFIDTIGGEKTQEQAEDTKSQQSEEEHSV, from the exons ATGAACACCGTCGCTGTGCcgctgcagcagctcatcagCAAGGTCAAAGACAACGCCAACGCTTTAGTCTTCAGCGTTCTGGTTTTCTCCTATCAAGCTCTAGAGAAGGAGTTCCCGTGCTCCTGTAAACCACAGCCTGGTTACTGCAGCGCATACATGATCATGCCCTGTCTCATCATAACCGTCTTGATGCTCTCCACAGACTTACCGTTTCAGAGAGCGTGGAGGTACACCAGTTCGAAGTGCTCGTGTCACTTTGGCTGCGTTTTGTTCCGTCGCTCAGTCAAAGCTGCCTGCGTCGGCCTGCTGTGGGTCGGATCTGTGCTGATCCATGCAGACTGGTTTGTTTGCTGCAACAATCAGAACCCCAAACAGGTGGCAGAGCTGCAATGTCAAGCCAAGACGGACGTCACACCCGCAGGCACACCTGTGGTGACCATCGCTGAGATGAAAATGACCTCCAGA ATGATTGGCATGTCTTTGCTCTTCGCCATCTTTTTCGTCGGTGGCTTCTTGCTGTCGACGTGGACGATCTGCGCTGATGCCTGCtgtctgaaatgctgcagaagAGACGTTGAAGTGCACGAGCTGCTTCTGGAGGTGGGGGAAGATGTCGTGGAAAGGACCATGAAAGAGGAACAGCACAGCAAGTTGTCTGAAAGTGTGAAGGGGTACATCACTCAAGGAAAGTGGGTGAAGTGTTTGGACGTCGTTGAGGAATTCATTGACACGATAGGAGGAGAAAAG aCACAGGAGCAGGCGGAGGACACTAAGAGCCAGCAGAGTGAGGAAGAACACAGCGTTTGA
- the LOC143327428 gene encoding uncharacterized protein LOC143327428 isoform X1: MNTVAVPLQQLISKVKDNANALVFSVLVFSYQALEKEFPCSCKPQPGYCSAYMIMPCLIITVLMLSTDLPFQRAWRYTSSKCSCHFGCVLFRRSVKAACVGLLWVGSVLIHADWFVCCNNQNPKQVAELQCQAKTDVTPAGTPVVTIAEMKMTSRMIGMSLLFAIFFVGGFLLSTWTICADACCLKCCRRDVEVHELLLEVGEDVVERTMKEEQHSKLSESVKGYITQGKWVKCLDVVEEFIDTIGGEKFRAVASWHWSRGPRGLGPLSHSLCLR; the protein is encoded by the exons ATGAACACCGTCGCTGTGCcgctgcagcagctcatcagCAAGGTCAAAGACAACGCCAACGCTTTAGTCTTCAGCGTTCTGGTTTTCTCCTATCAAGCTCTAGAGAAGGAGTTCCCGTGCTCCTGTAAACCACAGCCTGGTTACTGCAGCGCATACATGATCATGCCCTGTCTCATCATAACCGTCTTGATGCTCTCCACAGACTTACCGTTTCAGAGAGCGTGGAGGTACACCAGTTCGAAGTGCTCGTGTCACTTTGGCTGCGTTTTGTTCCGTCGCTCAGTCAAAGCTGCCTGCGTCGGCCTGCTGTGGGTCGGATCTGTGCTGATCCATGCAGACTGGTTTGTTTGCTGCAACAATCAGAACCCCAAACAGGTGGCAGAGCTGCAATGTCAAGCCAAGACGGACGTCACACCCGCAGGCACACCTGTGGTGACCATCGCTGAGATGAAAATGACCTCCAGA ATGATTGGCATGTCTTTGCTCTTCGCCATCTTTTTCGTCGGTGGCTTCTTGCTGTCGACGTGGACGATCTGCGCTGATGCCTGCtgtctgaaatgctgcagaagAGACGTTGAAGTGCACGAGCTGCTTCTGGAGGTGGGGGAAGATGTCGTGGAAAGGACCATGAAAGAGGAACAGCACAGCAAGTTGTCTGAAAGTGTGAAGGGGTACATCACTCAAGGAAAGTGGGTGAAGTGTTTGGACGTCGTTGAGGAATTCATTGACACGATAGGAGGAGAAAAG TTCAGAGCTGTGGCATCATGGCACTGGTCCAGGGGCCCGAGGGGTCTGGGGCCTCTGAGCCACAGCCTGTGCCTGAGGTGA